A portion of the Periophthalmus magnuspinnatus isolate fPerMag1 chromosome 2, fPerMag1.2.pri, whole genome shotgun sequence genome contains these proteins:
- the LOC117383650 gene encoding NGFI-A-binding protein 1-like — MAAVLPRTLGELQLYRILQRANLLYYYEAFIQQGGDDVQQLCEAGEEEFLEIMALVGMASKPLHVRRLQKALRDWVTNPAIFNQPLTSLPVCSIPVYKLPEGSPSLLPAQDRPSSAKMHKALSCSDPGKLEVTREKVSASPLQGGSETRFWSGHSNDSEHSLSPSDLGSPSSPREGLEALDAAAVQSVLECVERMAPGLPKSDISEVKEQLKTNKKLAKMIGHIFDMSEEDPRREEEIRKYSAIYGRFDSKRRDGKHLTLHELTVNEAAAQLCMRDMALLTRRDELFGLARQISREVTYKYTYRTSKSRCGDRDEPSPKRIKTEENFFDLQEALQAIHMRQEMLREQLACAKSKGEETVGRNLQMQLERLLARQMEILQDAAVQERLQALDWRIPPAALKYLTDPHHSSSNGAAADPIREHQDERPMNLRVVSQSMAEGELPLGKQLANELKRHHNHNNSSSNHNNNNNNNNTNSNTNSNSHSSEEAKAPAAENGTTQRGPGPTEKKTIKSEPEDST; from the exons ATGGCGGCGGTGTTGCCCCGGACACTGGGGGAGCTACAGCTCTACCGGATCCTGCAGAGGGCCAACCTGCTGTACTACTACGAGGCCTTCATCCAGCAGGGCGGCGACGACGTGCAGCAGCTGTGTGAGGCAGGTGAGGAGGAGTTCTTGGAGATCATGGCTCTTGTGGGCATGGCCAGTAAACCTCTGCATGTGCGTCGGCTGCAGAAGGCCTTGAGGGACTGGGTCACTAACCCTGCAATCTTCAACCAGCCGCTCACCTCTCTGCCTGTGTGCAGCATCCCAGTGTACAAGCTCCCAGAGGGCTCCCCCAGCCTCCTCCCCGCTCAGGACCGCCCCAGCAGTGCCAAGATGCACAAAGCCCTGTCCTGCTCTGACCCCGGGAAACTGGAAGTCACCCGGGAGAAAGTGTCAGCCTCTCCTCTGCAGGGCGGCAGTGAGACGCGCTTCTGGTCGGGCCACAGTAACGACAGCGAACACAGCTTGTCCCCGTCTGACTTGGGCTCCCCCTCTTCGCCCAGGGAGGGGCTGGAGGCTCTGGATGCCGCCGCGGTACAGTCGGTGCTGGAATGTGTGGAGAGGATGGCTCCAGGACTGCCCAAGAGTGACATCAGTGAGGTCAAAGAGCAGCTCAAGACCAACAAGAAACTGGCCAAGATGATCGGACACATCTTCGACATGAGCGAGGAGGACCCACGTAGAGAGGAAGAAATACGCAAGTACAGCGCCATCTATGGCCGTTTTGACTCCAAAAGAAGGGACGGGAAGCACCTAACGCTCCACGAG CTAACAGTGAACGAGGCAGCAGCCCAGCTCTGTATGAGGGACATGGCTCTGCTTACCCGTCGGGACGAACTGTTTGGGTTGGCCCGGCAGATCTCCAGAGAGGTCACCTACAAGTACACCTACCGCACCAGCAA ATCTCGATGTGGGGACAGAGATGAACCCTCTCCGAAAAGAATCAAAACAGAGGAGAACTTTTTCGACCTCCAGGAGGCTCTGCAGGCCATCCACATGAGGCAGGAGATGCTGAGGGAGCAGTTAGCCTGTGCCAAATCCAAAGGAGAGGAGACTGTAGGGCGCAACTTACAG ATGCAGTTGGAGCGTCTGCTAGCCCGACAGATGGAGATTCTCCAGGACGCGGCAGTGCAGGAGAGACTACAGGCTCTGGACTGGAGGATCCCCCCTGCAGCCCTCAAGTACCTCACTGACCCCCACCACAGCAGCAGTAACGGTGCAGCAGCGGACCCCATCAGGGAGCACCAGG atgAGCGTCCCATGAACCTACGTGTGGTCAGTCAGAGCATGGCGGAGGGGGAGCTGCCTCTGGGGAAGCAGCTAGCCAACGAGCTAAAGCGTcaccacaaccacaacaacagcagcagcaaccataacaacaacaacaacaacaacaataccaACAGTAACACCAACAGTAACAGTCACAGCTCAGAGGAGGCCAAGGCTCCAGCAGCAG AAAATGGCACAACGCAGCGTGGACCAGGCCCCACCGAGAAGAAGACCATCAAGTCAGAACCGGAAGACTCCACATAG